A window of the Helianthus annuus cultivar XRQ/B chromosome 4, HanXRQr2.0-SUNRISE, whole genome shotgun sequence genome harbors these coding sequences:
- the LOC110937970 gene encoding probable glutathione S-transferase isoform X4 translates to MADELKLYTTPGSTFAFRVELALILKGINYKIVEENTKNKSADLLKYNPVHKQVPVLVHNGNPISESLVIDDVWKGYPILPQDPYEKSVVRFWAKFIDSTCIPAIFKVFGSNGAVQAIAKACEQLQVVENKLAVEGNKFFGGDNINLIDIAASFIAYWLGTLEEATEIKFVTKD, encoded by the exons AGAGTGGAACTTGCTTTGATTCTCAAGGGAATCAACTACAAAATCGTTgaagaaaatacaaaaaacaaGAGTGCTGACCTTCTCAAATATAATCCTGTTCATAAGCAAGTTCCTGTGCTTGTACACAACGGGAATCCGATATCAGAGTCTCTTGTTATCGATGATGTCTGGAAAGGGTATCCAATCTTGCCTCAGGATCCTTACGAAAAGTCTGTTGTTCGATTCTGGGCTAAATTTATAGATTCTACG TGTATTCCTGCAATATTCAAGGTTTTTGGCAGCAATGGAGCGGTGCAGGCGATTGCAAAAGCTTGTGAGCAGCTGCAAGTAGTAGAAAATAAACTCGCGGTTGAAGGTAACAAGTTCTTTGGAGGTGACAATATTAATCTGATTGATATTGCGGCCAGTTTCATCGCGTATTGGCTTGGAACGCTTGAAGAAGCCACTGAAATAAAGTTTGTTACGAAAgactag